The Niallia alba genome includes a window with the following:
- a CDS encoding bifunctional diguanylate cyclase/phosphodiesterase, producing the protein MTVFFRGEITIFTLPSVDTVTYLPVEYSIPIILLSVVIACLASYTSLSMNERIVYSSFFHRYVWLGLASITMGFGIWSMHFIGMSASRLPVEMSFNVPLTILSIVPAILATFLAFILSSKARNSTRLIVFAGMFMGIGISAMHYIGMKAMILEADYAYHLGYFILSVFIAILVSFFSLFIFLKLQPYMNNFIVKGITSLLMGIAISSMHYTGMHAVKYYVDSDLELIHSHMHHMSIKSIILGVTIGIVIILLLSILSSLLDRYVDYRLNYFDALTKLPNRRQFERLIESSTYLTGMAILHIHDLNKWNSKYGYYFGDKIIIYIEELCTKLMPPNVELFRIEGNRFAFLSMTNEDLEKLLAGLNHLTTILSSPVTIDDQIIKIETAIALSVNEKKISSKQIYKNAVAVLTHYSIRYDNEIIKYDSDKHKRTFANHLVNEIEDALIKKQLYLVYQPKVFLNSKEVAGVEALLRWKHPIYGELSPAVFIPILEASDKMWEVTDWIIEEVCKQLAIWEQQGRSIPIAINIPGPYVTSPRLIRSLTTNVDKYELSPSLIELEITETSAVGNIEGAIQSVQAFRSAGFSVALDDFGTGVSSLSYLKRIPVNTLKIDKSFIDGVPESQKDGEIIKAIMALGSSLHLSIVIEGVEREEQIEYLSAINELPIIQGYYYAKPMNIIALEEWVFRLKEQYR; encoded by the coding sequence ATGACCGTATTTTTTAGAGGGGAAATTACTATTTTTACATTGCCAAGCGTTGATACCGTAACTTATTTACCAGTGGAATATTCCATTCCTATTATCCTATTATCGGTTGTTATTGCATGTTTAGCATCATATACATCACTTTCTATGAATGAAAGGATTGTTTATAGTAGCTTTTTCCACCGATACGTATGGTTAGGGTTAGCATCCATTACGATGGGATTTGGAATTTGGTCTATGCACTTTATTGGAATGAGTGCATCGAGACTCCCAGTAGAAATGAGTTTTAATGTCCCATTAACGATTCTTTCGATAGTGCCAGCTATTCTAGCAACCTTTTTAGCTTTCATCCTATCAAGTAAGGCAAGGAATTCTACTAGATTAATTGTATTCGCTGGAATGTTTATGGGGATTGGCATCAGCGCTATGCACTACATTGGGATGAAAGCAATGATTTTAGAGGCTGATTATGCTTATCATTTAGGGTATTTTATTTTATCTGTTTTCATTGCAATTCTTGTTTCATTTTTTTCGTTATTTATTTTTTTGAAGCTGCAGCCATATATGAATAACTTTATCGTGAAAGGTATTACCTCTCTTTTGATGGGGATCGCGATATCGAGTATGCATTATACAGGAATGCATGCTGTCAAGTATTATGTGGATTCGGATTTGGAACTTATTCACTCCCATATGCATCACATGAGTATAAAATCAATTATTCTTGGTGTAACAATCGGTATTGTTATTATTCTATTATTGTCCATTTTATCAAGTCTACTGGATCGCTATGTGGATTATCGCCTAAACTATTTTGACGCCTTAACGAAGCTTCCAAATCGTAGACAATTTGAAAGGTTAATTGAATCTTCCACTTATTTAACTGGAATGGCTATTCTTCATATTCACGATTTAAATAAATGGAATAGTAAGTATGGCTATTACTTTGGTGATAAAATTATCATTTATATTGAAGAATTATGTACGAAATTAATGCCCCCTAATGTAGAATTGTTTCGAATAGAAGGCAACCGTTTCGCATTCTTAAGTATGACTAATGAAGACTTAGAGAAATTGCTTGCAGGACTTAATCATTTAACAACTATTTTATCTAGTCCAGTGACAATTGATGATCAAATCATCAAGATAGAAACAGCTATTGCTCTATCTGTTAATGAGAAAAAAATTTCTTCCAAACAAATATATAAAAATGCTGTTGCCGTTTTAACCCATTATTCGATTCGCTATGATAATGAAATTATAAAGTATGATTCAGATAAACATAAACGGACCTTCGCTAATCATCTTGTGAATGAGATAGAGGATGCTCTCATAAAAAAACAGCTATACTTAGTCTATCAGCCTAAAGTATTCCTAAATTCAAAGGAAGTAGCTGGAGTGGAAGCCTTGTTGAGGTGGAAGCATCCTATATATGGAGAGCTTTCACCAGCTGTGTTTATTCCGATTTTAGAGGCGTCTGATAAAATGTGGGAGGTTACCGATTGGATCATTGAAGAGGTATGTAAGCAACTTGCCATATGGGAGCAGCAAGGTAGAAGCATCCCTATAGCTATTAACATTCCAGGTCCATATGTGACCTCTCCAAGATTAATAAGAAGCTTAACAACCAATGTAGACAAATATGAGCTAAGTCCGTCACTAATAGAGCTTGAAATAACAGAAACTAGTGCTGTTGGTAATATTGAAGGGGCAATTCAATCCGTACAAGCTTTTAGAAGTGCAGGCTTTTCAGTTGCTCTTGATGATTTTGGTACAGGCGTATCTTCCCTATCTTATTTAAAAAGAATTCCAGTCAACACATTAAAAATAGATAAATCATTTATTGATGGAGTTCCTGAATCGCAAAAGGATGGAGAAATTATTAAGGCTATTATGGCCCTAGGGAGTTCTCTGCATTTGAGCATTGTGATAGAAGGGGTAGAAAGAGAAGAACAGATTGAATATTTATCTGCTATCAATGAGTTGCCAATTATCCAAGGCTACTATTATGCTAAACCAATGAATATTATTGCTTTAGAAGAGTGGGTTTTTCGTTTAAAAGAACAATATCGATAA
- a CDS encoding class I SAM-dependent methyltransferase gives MYKLNYDKLLHIETEEIQFGFNKSYHYHRYEPTPYEHLEKLFHEFPLHKTDYVVDFGCGKGRLNFFIHYLFQSTVTGIEMNEEFYQDALYNLEKYRENRKVREGKINFHLGKAEGYAIQPEDNYFYFFNPFSLPIFQKIISNLFYSLEEKSRIVKIILYFPSNEYLFFMDNHAFFEKEADVHVGNKTDKDHFVIYKSIY, from the coding sequence GTGTATAAATTGAACTATGATAAATTACTACATATCGAAACGGAAGAAATACAATTTGGATTCAATAAATCTTACCATTATCATCGGTATGAACCAACTCCATATGAGCATTTAGAAAAGTTATTTCATGAATTTCCTCTTCATAAGACAGACTATGTAGTCGATTTTGGCTGTGGGAAAGGCCGCTTAAACTTTTTCATTCATTACTTATTTCAATCTACCGTAACGGGTATTGAAATGAATGAGGAATTTTACCAGGATGCGTTATACAATCTAGAAAAATACAGGGAAAATAGGAAGGTAAGAGAAGGGAAGATAAATTTTCATTTAGGAAAAGCAGAAGGTTATGCTATACAACCAGAAGATAATTATTTCTATTTCTTCAACCCTTTTTCCTTGCCAATCTTTCAAAAGATTATCAGTAATTTGTTTTATTCGCTAGAGGAAAAAAGCCGTATAGTGAAAATTATCCTCTATTTTCCCTCAAATGAATATCTATTTTTTATGGATAATCATGCGTTTTTTGAAAAAGAGGCAGATGTACATGTAGGGAATAAGACAGATAAAGACCATTTTGTTATTTATAAATCAATCTATTAA
- a CDS encoding winged helix-turn-helix transcriptional regulator, which translates to MNHSSICPRFEKAMSILSQRWTGLIIYQLLNGPQRFCSIESSIGISGRLLSERLKDLEQAGIVVREVYPETPVRIEYSLTEKGRSLKPIMKEIENWSHSWLEV; encoded by the coding sequence ATGAACCATTCGTCAATTTGTCCACGGTTTGAAAAAGCAATGAGTATTTTAAGCCAACGCTGGACTGGTTTAATTATTTATCAGCTGTTAAACGGTCCTCAACGTTTCTGTTCTATAGAATCCTCCATTGGCATAAGCGGAAGACTTTTATCGGAGAGATTAAAGGATTTAGAGCAAGCAGGTATTGTGGTAAGAGAAGTGTACCCTGAAACTCCTGTTAGAATTGAATACTCGCTAACAGAAAAAGGGCGTTCATTAAAACCAATTATGAAAGAAATCGAAAATTGGTCTCATTCGTGGCTAGAAGTATAA
- a CDS encoding excisionase family DNA-binding protein, whose amino-acid sequence MYLSMKETADLLSISEIKVKNLILQNQIRAIYDGTDYLINKEQFNTHFKQVETYKKFVEEVLNEPIPEDLDIKDED is encoded by the coding sequence ATGTATTTATCAATGAAGGAAACCGCAGATCTGCTTTCCATTTCGGAAATAAAAGTAAAAAACTTAATTTTACAAAACCAAATCCGGGCCATCTATGATGGAACAGATTATCTTATTAATAAGGAGCAATTTAATACCCACTTTAAACAAGTAGAAACATATAAAAAATTCGTAGAAGAAGTATTAAATGAACCGATTCCCGAAGATTTGGACATTAAAGATGAGGATTAA
- a CDS encoding IS4 family transposase: MDKFTRKTSFEQWLSPISSTKLEELVEAYQLNYYTKKLYIASFLKLLVFAQLNETESLRAVSDTLFSDDLQKATELESISFSQLGRRLNQVPTEVFQQVFLDLVAQIHKKTHFEKRRKMTTPLKIIDSSTLPLNLNNHKWAEFRKTKSGIKLHLRLVYLEKGCSYPDKAVLTNAIEHDRGQLEVLVDDKECMYVFDRGYLDYKQFDRMTDDGYFFVSRLRKNAVTHQIEKFHLPKNSTVLSDEMISLGTAQSRAGNEFRLLKVMDSKGNELHLITNRFDLNADELAELYKSRWAIELFFKWMKQHLNIKKFYGQSEQAVHNQVYIAMIVYCLNVLAQLGTNSSRTYLQISRLLKAAPWKSAHIWIRKIAGRAVP; this comes from the coding sequence ATGGATAAGTTTACACGAAAAACATCATTTGAACAATGGCTTTCACCGATTTCCTCCACAAAACTAGAGGAACTTGTGGAAGCCTATCAATTAAATTACTATACAAAGAAGCTGTACATTGCTTCATTCTTGAAATTACTCGTATTCGCACAACTCAACGAAACCGAAAGTCTACGTGCGGTTAGTGATACGTTATTCTCGGATGACCTACAAAAAGCAACCGAACTAGAATCAATTAGCTTTTCGCAACTGGGACGCCGGCTAAATCAAGTGCCGACAGAGGTGTTCCAGCAGGTGTTTCTAGATTTAGTCGCGCAAATTCATAAGAAAACGCATTTTGAAAAGCGACGGAAAATGACAACACCACTGAAAATCATCGACTCAAGTACGTTACCATTGAACCTGAACAATCATAAATGGGCTGAATTCCGCAAAACAAAATCAGGCATTAAGCTCCATTTACGTCTTGTTTACTTAGAAAAGGGCTGTTCATACCCGGATAAAGCGGTGTTAACGAATGCGATTGAACATGATCGAGGTCAGCTAGAAGTACTTGTTGACGACAAAGAGTGCATGTATGTTTTTGACCGTGGTTACTTGGATTACAAGCAATTTGACCGTATGACAGACGACGGGTATTTCTTTGTCTCACGCTTACGAAAAAACGCCGTTACACATCAAATCGAGAAATTTCACCTTCCAAAAAATTCAACTGTTTTATCAGATGAAATGATTTCTTTGGGCACAGCACAAAGTCGGGCTGGTAATGAGTTTCGACTACTGAAAGTGATGGATTCAAAAGGGAATGAGCTGCACCTCATCACGAATCGTTTCGACTTAAATGCGGATGAACTCGCTGAACTGTACAAATCACGCTGGGCAATCGAGCTGTTTTTCAAGTGGATGAAACAACACTTGAACATCAAAAAGTTCTACGGACAAAGCGAACAAGCTGTCCATAATCAAGTGTACATCGCGATGATTGTCTACTGTTTAAACGTACTGGCTCAGTTGGGTACAAACAGTTCACGGACGTACTTACAAATTAGTCGGTTGTTAAAAGCAGCACCGTGGAAATCCGCACACATTTGGATTCGAAAAATAGCAGGAAGAGCTGTCCCGTAA
- a CDS encoding response regulator transcription factor yields the protein MKALIVDDERHVREGIKLLADWAGNEITEIYEASNGEDAIQIIESVHPEIIFSDMKMPKIDGTQLLKWMDEHYAEGKTIVVTGYDDYHYMRKAMHYGSSDYLLKPIDPKMLNDTLMRVVQEWKQEEVERKNKQDKNLLINKMKPAYRDQQLTHMINNDPIDKNVLEEFLLIEAKAYTIALMQLSNGAIEQFKGDRDLTLFTLLNVINEELSRHNSGIAFHYVTAKGEIVLLIKRRKEEAVILIRGVHNTLKELLGLSCTITIGLEVTSITQLNLSYQYAKSIMMNRDVSGNQQDKIITDKKEKEIKSLMGYASSIKMAVQAGELNAFHSLIGQIQKDLTSNNQLSWRQLIHLENEYQMISTRWHKEFNLPMNISTNIEEQINRFIDKNDHFQLEAYKTRKKKEIALFLRRVKRQNTRKSQNVIHEIEKYVKANFHREIKLQEISNHFYISREYISRKFKQEYNINISEYVVSIRMKKAQELLKSSNLKVYDIANMIGYQDDKYFRKVFKKIVGVSPNEYREKKLEDIK from the coding sequence ATGAAGGCACTTATCGTTGATGATGAAAGACATGTTCGTGAAGGAATTAAGCTTCTTGCTGACTGGGCAGGTAATGAGATTACGGAAATTTATGAAGCAAGTAATGGAGAAGACGCCATTCAAATTATTGAATCGGTTCATCCGGAAATTATCTTTTCTGACATGAAAATGCCTAAAATAGATGGAACACAGCTCTTAAAATGGATGGATGAACATTATGCTGAGGGGAAAACAATTGTCGTGACGGGGTATGATGACTATCATTATATGAGAAAAGCCATGCATTATGGTAGCTCAGACTACTTGTTGAAACCTATTGATCCTAAAATGTTGAATGATACATTAATGAGGGTAGTGCAAGAATGGAAACAAGAGGAAGTGGAAAGAAAAAATAAACAGGATAAAAACCTACTTATTAATAAAATGAAGCCTGCGTACCGAGATCAGCAACTAACGCACATGATAAATAATGATCCAATAGATAAGAATGTTTTGGAAGAATTTCTTTTAATAGAAGCAAAGGCATATACAATTGCCCTCATGCAACTAAGTAATGGAGCTATTGAGCAATTCAAAGGGGATCGAGACCTAACACTATTTACTTTATTAAATGTAATAAATGAGGAGCTTAGCAGGCATAATAGTGGAATTGCCTTTCATTATGTAACTGCTAAAGGAGAAATTGTTCTTCTTATCAAAAGAAGAAAAGAAGAAGCAGTTATTCTAATACGAGGGGTACATAATACGCTTAAAGAGCTACTAGGACTATCTTGTACGATAACGATTGGTTTAGAAGTAACCTCCATTACACAATTGAATCTTTCTTATCAATATGCTAAATCTATTATGATGAATAGAGATGTATCGGGAAATCAACAAGATAAAATAATAACGGATAAAAAGGAAAAAGAGATAAAAAGCTTAATGGGGTATGCTAGTTCCATTAAAATGGCTGTTCAGGCAGGCGAGTTAAATGCTTTTCATTCGCTCATTGGGCAAATTCAAAAAGATCTAACTAGTAATAACCAACTGTCATGGAGGCAACTTATCCATTTGGAAAATGAATATCAAATGATTAGTACAAGATGGCATAAGGAATTTAATCTCCCAATGAATATTTCGACCAACATAGAGGAACAAATTAATCGGTTTATAGACAAAAATGATCATTTTCAGTTAGAAGCTTATAAAACAAGGAAGAAAAAAGAAATTGCTTTGTTTCTTCGCCGCGTGAAAAGACAAAATACAAGAAAGTCTCAAAATGTTATTCATGAGATTGAAAAGTATGTAAAGGCAAACTTTCATCGAGAGATTAAACTCCAAGAAATATCCAATCATTTTTATATTAGCAGAGAATATATTTCAAGAAAATTCAAACAGGAATACAACATAAATATTTCCGAGTATGTAGTGTCCATCCGAATGAAAAAAGCACAGGAACTATTGAAAAGCAGTAATCTAAAGGTATATGATATTGCCAATATGATTGGATACCAAGACGATAAATATTTTCGCAAAGTATTTAAAAAAATAGTAGGTGTTTCACCAAATGAATATCGTGAAAAGAAGCTAGAGGATATAAAGTGA